In Bacteroidota bacterium, the following proteins share a genomic window:
- a CDS encoding VOC family protein — translation MANIERAEFTLHGYVYKAMDGPGNHNFTFSEGLSFVINCDTQEQIDYYWNSFTKDGGEESMCGWCKDKFGVSWQVVPSILGKLMNDAEKSQRVMQAFMQMKKFDIQELLNA, via the coding sequence GTGGCAAATATTGAAAGAGCCGAATTTACATTGCATGGTTATGTATACAAAGCAATGGATGGACCGGGCAATCATAATTTTACTTTCAGCGAAGGTTTATCGTTTGTAATAAATTGCGACACGCAAGAACAGATAGATTATTACTGGAATAGCTTTACAAAAGATGGTGGTGAAGAAAGTATGTGTGGATGGTGCAAAGACAAATTTGGTGTTTCGTGGCAGGTTGTTCCATCCATACTTGGTAAATTAATGAATGATGCTGAAAAAAGCCAACGTGTAATGCAAGCTTTTATGCAAATGAAAAAATTCGATATTCAAGAATTATTGAATGCTTAA
- a CDS encoding PKD domain-containing protein, with amino-acid sequence MTQVEGCSSIADQNGDLQFYTDGISVWNKNHILMANGTGLLGNSSSTQSALIVKQPGPNTIYYVFTTDGFCGPDGFRYNIIDISLNGGLGAVTLKNQLLYGPTSERLSACFHANGKDVWVVSHEAVGTNFVAYQLTPTGLLAPIISSVGPVCSNLAPAFVGNLKMSPNGKRLAIALGKPCEFWYCDFDNATGIVSNANVLTPNSNLTGGYSVEFSPSSDVLYAGTYDVFELYQWDLNAGSSAAIAASQITIPTQTLGVFIPGAIQLAPDGKIYYSRFSAEWLGAINSPNLLGLACNFVDSAVFLAGAKCIYGLPNFNQGIFQFVEIAKCCFGDTTTFILDDSLSYLTYQWDFGDPGSGPLNQSIDASTSHYFAAVGNYNVQLFRTKSIAPFSDTINFNIKINKSPLPFIGNDTTLCNGQSIILSPDSVYATYLWNNGNTTNTITANSTATYIVTVTLDGCSGTDSVNVLFDPCGAVVVNLASSDSIFCEKQCIDFTDLSTNNPTSWQWYFNGASPDTSTVQNPTNICYNNYGSFDVTLIACNTAGCDTLTLPGFINEYQSPIPSITQSNDTLFASPAFSYQWWNVGSGIVFGATNSFFVPIQAGAYYVIINDSNGCIGTSNVISITGVKENGLSSSIKIYPKPSNGKFYIELSDIPTEKQTLTLRNVIGQKLQELKLINKTTEVNFDAEDGVYFLTITTDTKGSYTEKIILQQEK; translated from the coding sequence ATGACCCAAGTAGAAGGTTGCAGTAGCATTGCCGACCAGAATGGCGATTTGCAATTTTATACTGACGGAATAAGTGTATGGAATAAAAATCATATTTTAATGGCCAATGGTACCGGCTTACTTGGAAATTCTTCATCCACACAATCGGCATTAATTGTAAAACAACCTGGGCCAAATACTATCTATTATGTATTTACCACTGATGGCTTTTGCGGCCCCGATGGCTTTCGATATAACATAATTGATATTTCGTTAAATGGCGGATTAGGAGCTGTTACTTTGAAAAATCAATTACTGTATGGCCCCACATCGGAGCGATTAAGCGCCTGTTTCCATGCCAATGGAAAAGATGTTTGGGTAGTATCGCATGAAGCAGTAGGTACTAATTTTGTAGCCTATCAGCTAACACCCACCGGTTTATTGGCTCCAATCATATCTAGTGTTGGACCGGTATGTTCAAACTTAGCTCCTGCTTTTGTGGGAAATTTGAAAATGTCTCCTAATGGCAAGCGCTTGGCAATTGCGTTAGGTAAGCCTTGCGAATTTTGGTACTGTGATTTTGACAACGCAACCGGTATAGTATCAAATGCAAATGTGCTTACGCCAAATTCAAATTTAACCGGGGGTTATAGCGTAGAGTTTTCACCATCGAGCGATGTATTATATGCTGGCACTTATGATGTTTTTGAATTGTATCAATGGGACTTAAATGCCGGCTCTAGTGCTGCTATTGCAGCATCGCAAATAACCATCCCAACTCAAACTCTAGGCGTTTTTATTCCAGGTGCAATACAATTAGCGCCTGATGGTAAAATTTATTATTCGCGCTTTAGTGCAGAATGGTTGGGCGCAATAAACTCACCTAATTTATTAGGCCTGGCCTGCAACTTTGTTGATAGTGCTGTGTTTTTGGCAGGGGCAAAATGCATATATGGTTTGCCGAATTTTAACCAGGGCATTTTTCAGTTTGTTGAAATTGCCAAATGTTGTTTTGGCGATACTACCACATTCATTCTTGACGACTCGTTAAGCTACCTCACCTATCAATGGGATTTTGGTGATCCCGGCAGTGGCCCTCTCAATCAATCTATTGATGCATCAACTTCACATTATTTTGCAGCAGTAGGCAATTATAACGTGCAACTTTTTCGAACAAAATCAATAGCTCCATTTTCTGACACGATAAATTTTAATATTAAGATTAATAAGAGCCCATTGCCGTTTATAGGCAATGATACCACTTTATGCAATGGACAATCCATCATATTATCGCCTGATTCTGTGTACGCTACTTACTTGTGGAATAATGGCAACACAACCAATACGATTACTGCCAACAGTACAGCTACGTATATTGTTACAGTTACATTGGATGGTTGTAGTGGAACAGATTCTGTAAATGTGCTATTTGATCCTTGTGGAGCGGTAGTGGTTAATCTTGCTTCAAGCGATTCGATATTTTGTGAGAAACAGTGCATTGATTTCACTGACCTTTCAACCAACAACCCAACATCATGGCAATGGTATTTCAATGGAGCATCGCCTGATACTTCAACTGTTCAAAATCCAACAAACATTTGTTACAACAATTATGGAAGTTTTGATGTTACACTCATAGCCTGTAACACAGCAGGTTGTGACACTTTAACCCTACCCGGTTTTATTAATGAATATCAATCTCCCATACCATCCATTACTCAATCTAACGATACCTTGTTTGCTTCACCAGCTTTTTCTTATCAATGGTGGAATGTTGGTAGTGGTATTGTTTTTGGCGCAACCAATAGTTTTTTTGTACCCATACAAGCGGGCGCTTATTATGTTATTATTAATGATAGCAATGGCTGTATAGGAACATCTAATGTGATTTCGATTACTGGTGTAAAAGAAAATGGTTTGAGTTCATCTATTAAAATTTATCCTAAACCAAGTAATGGAAAATTTTATATTGAGCTTTCCGATATTCCAACTGAAAAACAAACTCTTACTTTAAGAAATGTAATTGGACAAAAGTTGCAGGAGTTAAAACTGATAAATAAAACTACAGAAGTAAATTTTGATGCCGAAGATGGAGTTTACTTTCTTACAATTACAACAGACACAAAAGGAAGCTACACCGAAAAGATTATTTTGCAACAAGAAAAATAA